A window of Amycolatopsis australiensis contains these coding sequences:
- a CDS encoding penicillin acylase family protein produces the protein MRRGIRALTVTALGALVAGLTQVAVTAPAAQAALSPDDYCGGQCNDILPPGENGNATLAEILAHKLLGTRPEHAADQLGKYSSLANGYRTLSTSTISQYFNDSSFGVPADQVASTTKPRSDVTIVRDKALGVPHITGTTRAGTEFGAGYAAAQDRLWLMDVLRHAARGQVTPFAGGAEANRELEQQFFANAPYTEAELQQQIDHVAASGPRGAQGLADAQAYVDGINKYISDSYNGRYFPGEYVLTGHVDSITNAGSIDPFKLTDLVALASLVGAEFGAGGGGEVQNAIAKLALQEKYGVVQGEKVWQSLRAEDDPEAVKTLHDGQTFPYGKTPANAVGRAMPDKNSVTPQQLVFDKTGSAATATPSTVDVAAPAELDPARGMFDNGVLPANMLSEKHGMSNALVVSGAKTASGHPVAVFGPQTGYFAPQLLLLQELQGPGISARGAAFAGLSMYVLLGRGQDYSWSATTSAQDIIDTYALQLCDPSGKAPTKDSNYYTYQGQCVPMDTVEVKNAWKPTVADGTAAGSYTLRSYRTKYGPVQSRATVGGKPVAYAALRSTYFHEVDSLIGFQELNDPGFVHSAQDFQKAAADINYTFNWFYADSRDIAYFNSGANPARQSDVDPNMPVWGDQGHDWVGWNPAGNVATYTPASQHPQSINQDYYVSWNNAQANGYAAAGADKSAVHRVDLLDSRVKQLISSGTKVTRVNLTQAMEDAALADLRAERVLPLLLQVLDKAPATGAAADAEAKLKTWLANGHLRKETSPGSKTYADADAIRIFDAWWPLLVQAEFKPGMGDDAYNAMTNVLGINESPSGWQNGNGQHTGQPHKGSSFQFGWWGYVSKDIRQVLGQPVAGPLAQTFCGNGDVTACRQALADSLTTAAGQAANTVYPGDASCSAGDQWCADTIVHTPLGGITQDKISWQNRPTFQQVVEYAAHRGDSIANLSAGKTVSATSAETGFYNSPASNAIDGNASTRWASDWSDDQAITVDLGSVQQVSRVILSWEAAYGKSYKIQLSPDSVHWTDAAVVTDGNGGQDNVSFAATPARFVKMQGVQRGTKYGYSLYEFEVYAH, from the coding sequence ATGCGACGTGGCATCCGCGCCCTGACCGTCACGGCACTGGGGGCCCTCGTGGCCGGGCTGACCCAGGTCGCCGTCACCGCGCCGGCCGCGCAGGCGGCCCTGTCACCCGACGACTACTGCGGCGGGCAGTGCAACGACATCCTGCCGCCCGGCGAGAACGGCAACGCCACCCTCGCGGAGATCCTGGCGCACAAGCTCCTCGGCACGCGCCCCGAGCACGCCGCCGACCAGCTCGGGAAGTACTCGTCGCTGGCCAACGGCTACCGGACGCTGAGCACGAGCACGATCAGCCAGTACTTCAACGACTCGTCCTTCGGCGTGCCCGCCGACCAGGTCGCGAGCACGACCAAGCCGCGCTCGGACGTGACGATCGTGCGGGACAAGGCCCTCGGCGTCCCGCACATCACCGGGACCACCCGCGCCGGCACCGAGTTCGGCGCCGGGTACGCCGCCGCGCAGGACCGGCTGTGGCTGATGGACGTGCTGCGCCACGCCGCACGGGGCCAGGTCACGCCGTTCGCGGGCGGTGCCGAAGCCAACCGTGAACTCGAGCAGCAGTTCTTCGCGAACGCGCCGTACACCGAGGCGGAGCTGCAGCAGCAGATCGACCACGTCGCCGCCAGCGGTCCGCGTGGCGCGCAGGGCCTGGCCGACGCGCAGGCCTACGTCGACGGCATCAACAAGTACATCAGCGACTCCTACAACGGCCGCTACTTCCCCGGCGAGTACGTGCTGACCGGGCACGTCGACTCCATCACCAACGCCGGCTCGATCGACCCGTTCAAGCTGACCGACCTCGTCGCGCTCGCCTCCCTGGTCGGCGCGGAGTTCGGCGCGGGCGGCGGCGGGGAGGTGCAGAACGCCATCGCGAAGCTCGCGCTGCAGGAGAAGTACGGCGTCGTGCAGGGCGAGAAGGTGTGGCAGAGCCTGCGTGCGGAAGACGACCCCGAAGCCGTCAAGACGCTGCACGACGGCCAGACGTTCCCGTACGGCAAGACGCCGGCCAACGCGGTCGGCCGGGCCATGCCGGACAAGAACTCCGTGACGCCGCAGCAGCTGGTGTTCGACAAGACCGGCTCGGCCGCCACCGCGACGCCGTCCACTGTGGACGTCGCCGCGCCCGCCGAGCTGGACCCGGCCCGCGGCATGTTCGACAACGGCGTGCTGCCGGCGAACATGCTGAGCGAGAAGCACGGCATGTCGAACGCGCTGGTCGTCTCCGGTGCGAAGACGGCGAGCGGCCATCCGGTCGCCGTGTTCGGTCCGCAGACCGGCTACTTCGCCCCGCAGCTGCTGCTGTTGCAGGAACTGCAGGGCCCGGGCATCAGCGCGCGCGGTGCGGCGTTCGCGGGCCTGAGCATGTACGTCCTGCTCGGCCGCGGCCAGGACTACTCGTGGAGCGCGACGACGTCGGCGCAGGACATCATCGACACCTACGCGCTGCAGCTGTGCGACCCGAGCGGCAAGGCGCCGACGAAGGACTCGAACTACTACACCTACCAGGGCCAGTGCGTCCCGATGGACACCGTGGAGGTCAAGAACGCCTGGAAGCCGACCGTGGCCGACGGGACCGCGGCGGGCTCGTACACCCTGCGCAGCTACCGGACGAAGTACGGGCCGGTGCAGAGCCGGGCGACCGTCGGCGGCAAGCCGGTGGCGTACGCGGCGCTGCGCTCGACCTACTTCCACGAGGTCGACTCGCTGATCGGCTTCCAGGAGCTGAACGACCCGGGCTTCGTCCACTCGGCACAGGACTTCCAGAAGGCCGCGGCGGACATCAACTACACCTTCAACTGGTTCTACGCCGACTCCAGGGACATCGCCTACTTCAACTCCGGGGCGAACCCGGCCCGGCAGTCCGATGTGGACCCGAACATGCCCGTCTGGGGCGACCAGGGCCACGACTGGGTCGGCTGGAACCCGGCGGGCAACGTGGCGACCTACACGCCGGCGTCGCAGCACCCGCAGTCGATCAACCAGGACTACTACGTCAGCTGGAACAACGCGCAGGCCAACGGCTACGCGGCCGCGGGCGCGGACAAGTCCGCCGTGCACCGCGTCGACCTGCTCGACTCGCGCGTCAAGCAGCTGATCAGCAGCGGCACCAAGGTCACCCGGGTCAACCTGACCCAGGCGATGGAGGACGCCGCGCTCGCCGACCTGCGGGCCGAGCGCGTGCTGCCGCTGCTGCTGCAGGTGCTCGACAAGGCGCCGGCGACCGGTGCGGCGGCGGACGCCGAGGCGAAGCTCAAGACGTGGCTCGCGAACGGCCACCTGCGCAAGGAGACGTCGCCGGGCAGCAAGACCTACGCCGACGCCGACGCGATCCGCATCTTCGACGCGTGGTGGCCGCTGCTCGTCCAGGCCGAGTTCAAGCCGGGCATGGGCGACGACGCGTACAACGCGATGACGAACGTGCTGGGCATCAACGAAAGCCCGTCCGGCTGGCAGAACGGCAACGGGCAGCACACTGGCCAGCCGCACAAGGGTTCGTCGTTCCAGTTCGGCTGGTGGGGGTACGTCAGCAAGGACATCCGGCAGGTCCTCGGCCAGCCGGTGGCCGGCCCGCTCGCGCAGACCTTCTGCGGGAACGGTGACGTCACCGCGTGCCGCCAGGCGCTCGCCGACTCGCTGACCACCGCCGCCGGCCAGGCCGCGAACACCGTCTACCCCGGTGACGCGTCCTGCTCGGCCGGTGACCAGTGGTGTGCCGACACGATCGTGCACACCCCGCTCGGCGGCATCACGCAGGACAAGATCAGCTGGCAGAACCGCCCCACATTCCAGCAGGTCGTGGAGTACGCCGCGCACCGCGGTGACAGCATCGCGAACCTGTCGGCGGGGAAGACGGTCAGCGCCACCAGTGCCGAAACCGGCTTCTACAACTCGCCGGCGTCGAACGCGATCGACGGGAACGCCTCGACCCGCTGGGCCAGCGACTGGAGCGACGACCAGGCGATCACCGTCGACCTCGGCTCGGTGCAGCAGGTCTCGCGGGTGATCCTCAGCTGGGAAGCCGCGTACGGCAAGAGCTACAAGATCCAGCTCTCGCCGGACTCCGTCCACTGGACGGACGCGGCCGTGGTCACCGACGGCAACGGCGGACAGGACAACGTCTCGTTCGCCGCGACGCCCGCCCGCTTCGTGAAGATGCAGGGCGTCCAGCGCGGCACGAAGTACGGCTACTCGCTTTACGAGTTCGAGGTGTACGCGCACTGA
- a CDS encoding FKBP-type peptidyl-prolyl cis-trans isomerase — protein MTLEKPQIDRPDGPPPADLEITDITVGDGAEATPGKAVTVHYVGVSHSTGEEFDASWNRGEPLRFGLGAGQVISGWDQGVAGMKIGGRRKLVIPPHLAYGDRGAGGVIKPGETLVFVVDLVGVN, from the coding sequence ATGACCTTGGAAAAGCCCCAGATCGACCGCCCGGACGGACCACCTCCGGCCGACCTCGAGATCACCGACATCACGGTCGGTGACGGCGCGGAGGCCACCCCCGGCAAGGCCGTCACCGTGCACTACGTCGGCGTCTCGCACTCGACGGGCGAGGAGTTCGACGCCTCCTGGAACCGCGGTGAGCCGCTGCGCTTCGGGCTGGGCGCAGGCCAGGTCATCTCCGGCTGGGACCAGGGTGTCGCGGGCATGAAGATCGGCGGCCGCCGCAAGCTGGTCATCCCGCCGCACCTGGCCTACGGCGACCGCGGCGCGGGCGGCGTGATCAAGCCCGGCGAGACCCTCGTCTTCGTCGTCGACCTCGTCGGCGTGAACTAG
- a CDS encoding S1 family peptidase codes for MRLRALLAAAVLTTITAPAASAVGHGSDVPPGQYGFVAKLAMTKIPRPDGSTYTSYCTGSLVAPGWVLTTGHCFHDAQRNRVSGKVPYPTTVTLGLVDESAESGVARKVTEVLQATENDVALARLDTPVTVVAPLGISRAVPKVGQQLTLAGWGSLTSTDPAPAPHMQQGTVSVAKVDPTTLGVRGAAPQTTTSACTYDSGAPYFTDGRLVAVEATGPGCPHAGIETTSRADVIADWIATHTA; via the coding sequence ATGCGCCTGCGCGCCCTGCTCGCCGCCGCTGTCCTGACCACCATCACCGCTCCGGCCGCATCGGCCGTCGGCCACGGTTCCGACGTCCCACCGGGCCAGTACGGGTTCGTCGCGAAGCTCGCGATGACGAAGATCCCGCGCCCGGACGGCTCCACCTACACCAGCTACTGCACCGGATCGCTGGTCGCTCCCGGTTGGGTGCTCACGACCGGGCACTGCTTCCACGACGCCCAGCGCAACCGCGTCTCCGGCAAGGTGCCCTACCCGACGACGGTGACGCTGGGCCTGGTCGACGAGTCCGCCGAATCGGGCGTGGCCCGCAAGGTCACCGAGGTCCTGCAGGCCACGGAGAACGACGTCGCGCTGGCCCGCCTCGACACCCCGGTGACCGTGGTGGCGCCGCTCGGGATCAGCCGCGCGGTGCCGAAGGTGGGCCAGCAGCTGACGCTGGCCGGCTGGGGCAGCCTGACGAGCACGGACCCGGCCCCGGCGCCCCACATGCAACAGGGCACGGTCTCGGTCGCGAAGGTGGATCCGACGACGCTGGGCGTCCGCGGCGCGGCCCCGCAGACCACGACGAGCGCGTGCACCTACGACTCGGGAGCGCCGTACTTCACGGACGGCAGGCTCGTCGCGGTGGAGGCGACCGGACCGGGCTGCCCCCACGCGGGCATCGAAACGACGAGCCGCGCGGACGTGATCGCGGACTGGATCGCCACCCACACGGCCTAA